A segment of the Rattus norvegicus strain BN/NHsdMcwi chromosome 16, GRCr8, whole genome shotgun sequence genome:
TCCCTATGGCATGCCTCCCCATGTCCCTTTCTCCAGTCCTCTGGCCTTTTCTCAAGGCAGCAGAACTCTTCAGTGAAGTATAAAAGTCAAGTCTGGAACTGTAGCTCTGATAGAATATTTGTGcaaaacacacacccacacatgcaagcatacacacaagcatgtgcgtgcacacacacacacacacacacacacacacacatgcacagtgctgGTTTCCATCACAGCACCTCTAAAAAAAGGTAAAACTAGTGTTTGCACACATGATTACAGACAGGGATGGACATGAGCACAAAGCCTTGCGGCCCTGCCTGATTTGCCTAAGAAGTCTCAGAAGCCATTTTCCTTGAATGCCCTGGGAAAGTGGCACAGTTGTGCCACCTCCGTTGGCCTGGAACCATCAGGAAGAACAGAATCACTTAATGGATTTATTGCTGTCCACCGGGGTTTGTTTTCCTCGCTTTCCTTAGGTACTTCCAGACGAGCTGTCTTCCGTTGAATCTTGGCCTTGGCACATAGACTTGAAGTTTATAAAGTGTCTTTGTCCTCTTCCCTGTTCTTCGTGTCTTTAATATTAGCATCTCTTCAGAGTCCTGGAAATGGAAGCCACCATCCTGTAGTCTCTTGCATAAATAAGTACATGTCATGTCGGGGTTCTCCTCTCCCTCAGTAAAGCCGAGCAAAGACTGGGTCTGATAGCCTTCATTTGGGACCCTGGTAAGAGCCACAGTGAGGCCCCAGCGTAGTGGCTTTTGTCTCCTGACCGTGCTGGTGTGGCCTCTCTTCCAGGTACCTCATCAACTTCCTTCTGGACGCCACTGTAGGCATGCTCCTCATTTATGTGGGCGTACGTGCCGTCGGTGTGTTGGTGGAGTGGCAGCAGTGGGAGTCCCTGCGTTTTGGAGAATATGGTAATGCCTGTGGACACTGGGTAGGGCCTGCTGGGTTCTTCTCGCCCTGTGCAGCTCTGAAATCTGGATGATTTGGAGCTGTTGAACATAAAGGAGTTCACTTAGGGCTTGAGATTCGGTTCCCTAGGGTCAGGGGGGAAGTGCTTCACCGCCAAGACGTTCATTTCGGAGGGAAGGATTGGCAGAAGCCGAGAGATGGCCCTTCTCCCAGAGGCACTTGTTGGTCCCACATGCGGGGCTGCAAGGCCACCTCGTTCTGCCGAGCTCCCCAAAGAGTCCATGTCACTGCCCACCGCATTAGACAGATGGGAGCAGCTCTTGTTTGGGAAGCTGTCCACAGTGAGGCGAAAACCTGTCCCTCTTTATGCTACACACCTGTGTTTCTCCTGTCACTAGGTTGCTCTGTGACAGCGTAGTGCCCACATGTCAAGGGCTAATGTGTGCATCCCTTCCGAGGCCAAGTTGCCTCGCCTCCTTCTAGCTGTAGGCTTCTCTCCCCCCTAGCATCTGGGTGCCCCAGTTTCTCAGATGTGAGGTTTACCCCGACTCAGATATAAGGCTTCGGACCTGCAGCTTGTGGGTGCTAGCCTACCTTGTAAGACCCCCATGTCACAGCCTGAATAAGAAGCTGCTTTCATATTGGCTCTAAGCTTGAGGATGTGTGGAGCTTCTAGTGAGGAGCTACTCTTGGGCCCAGAGCAGTGCTAGTAGAACTTCACCACAAGAGGGCGCCGGGACAAGTGGTAGAATCGGGCTCCACATCCCTTCCACACCAAGCAGACGACTAATGGCTCTGCACCCAGAGACTGACTCACTTCTAGGTGGTTGAAGACCTGAGGGACTGACAGTTTAAAAGGGCACGAGATTGGTGGAGCTGGCTGTGGAGCGCCTTGGGTATTTCTAGACATCTTAAGTAATTGTTTGTCTTCAGTGAGGGAAGATGAGTTCAGGGGAGGGCTTTTCTTAGCCTGTTACTTGATGCCAATGAGTCAGTGACTTAAGATAGTGCCCAACGTAGCATGTGCCTCAGGACTCGAGGGAAGGCTTCTGAAGTGCCCCCGCCATAGCGTTCTCAGCTTGCAGGCCAGAAATGGCCCAACACATGTGAGCCAGTGTGACATCATTCTCAAGGGCAACTAGGAGTTAAGCAATTACCCCGTCAGGACATGTTTGCGGCTCTGTGTCCTCTACACCAGGAGACCTAAAACTCTACCTCCACCAGCACTGCTCACCTGCACTTCTGCTGTCCAGATCCCCAGTAGCTGACCAGTGATGATACAGAGTTCCCACGGTCAACTGCTGACTGAGGACAGGGTCAGGTCTCGTCCCATATACCACCGGTTCTGAAGCCAGTCTTGTCTGCCTCCCCAAGGATGGAGAGAAGGGAACATGGCAGCGGCTCTGTGTGAGCTCTGTCCTCTTGGCCCAGCCCCATAATCCCGTCACTGCTGTTGGGAACCAGAGTCCTCAAGTGTCTTCAGAGAAAACGTCCCTTTGTCCAGGGCCACCCAAGTCCTCGCTCCCTGGACTGTCTCCCCATTGCCTGTGGCATCGTAGTTGCTTAGTGTTCTCTGCTGCTGCAAGAAACCAGCATAGGCTTAGTGGCCCAGATAACCCAGACTGACTTATCTGTGCTTCCTTCAGAAGTCCATGCACTTCCGTTGGACTAACATGAAGGCAACACCAGGGTTGTCTCTTTCTGGTGGCGATAGGGATGGTGGTTCTGTTGCCCTGTCCAGCCTCTAGTTCTGTCCGAGTCCCTGGCTTAtgattctctccctctgtcttcaaAGCCAGCAGCCAAGTTCTTCTCATGATATACCGCTCTGACCTTCTACCTTGAAGTGGCCCTTGATTACCCAGAGTGCATCTGGACACTCCAGATACTTCATTTGAAGTCCGAATAGCAACCTCAATTCCATTAACAGCCAGAGCTGCCCTTGGCTAGGTCGCAGCACATGTCATGGGGTCCAGGACTGGGGTGTGGACATCTTTGCAGGACCATTCTGACTTCTACACCTGTGAACTTTCCTGTCCAGTTGAGACAGGAACACCAGGTCGGCCCCACAGCTCTGAGGCAAGTGAAGGCGACGGGGTTTGCTCTCTAGACAGCACGTTGGGTTCCTAGGAGAAGTCATGGGCCTCGAACATAAGCACAGTTGTTTAGTTGAGGGTGAACAGTGTTTGAGTATCTGTAGTCTGACGACCAAGCTTATTGTACCCGCAGACAAGACAGTACTCGGTGGCACGGTACATCATAGACTTCCCTGCCCGCCCACCTAAGTGCCCcccttccagaagcttctcaGCCCACTCGTGTCCCTTCCTTTCGGCCCTGATTCCTGTAACAGCCCGAGAGAACAGTTCACCAGCATCCCTGAGGTTGCCCACTACAACAGAAAACAGTTCACACCGGCATGCTTGTTGGCCACATTTGTCCTGAAGACAGGATTTCAGGGAGCATTTGAAAAAAACTCAAGGGAACCAGAAATGATCAAACAAACTGTCACGTGTTACTCCGTCCAGCTGCAGTGACCTGTGGCCTGGGTACACAGGAGGCGAGCAAGGGTGTGTGGGTGTATCGACTGGACACGGCTGCTTTTGTCTCTCTGGGTGGTTTTCAACCTTTTTATTTTAGTATCAAAACACAAAAGGCAGTGGCAGCCCCACTGTACAGACAAactaagaaagaagaggaaagtcGTTTCTCACAGCTTCTGGGAAAATGGAGTGAATGAACACTGAGCTAGTGAATGTTCTTATAACAGTGAACAAATGGTGTCCCTTCTGCCTTCTCCCAGATGCACCAGTCCTTCTCAGACCCTTCCCGGTGGCACCTCCTGCGGGGCATCCCTGGCCTTACCTGAGAGCCTAAGCAAATAGTTTCCTCTCCTGTTCAAGTGAACTTTTCTCAGTAAGGGCAGGTGGTTTACCGAAAGTTGTGTAACTAACTCCTGCTGGCAGCCTTGCCAGGAAGAGCGGCACTTCCGAGTGCTCTCTGAGGCTCAGGTACCCTGCCCCAGAAGCGGGAGCAGCTGGGAAGGAAGCCTTAGGTCAGGCAGTAGCGTGTTGCCGCATGCTCCCTGCCGATATCCAGAAAAAGACACACGTGTTCTGCTGGCCCCATGGCCGCTGTGAGAGGCATTCACCTGCCTCAGCCGGGCTCAGCCTGCAGGCCCAGACACAGCCTGGAGCTTTCTCTCCAGACCAGATTCTCTTCTCACGGCCTCCCTGAAATGTTACTTTGTTGCTGTTCTGGTGGGTGGAGGGCAGGTTGTTGCCGGCTCTCCCGCTCTGAGGCCTGTGCTAAGATTCTGCATGTCGTTCAATCATTCTCTGGAGaggctgcccccccccccttcattGAGTCCCTTTCTGAAGCATTCTGAGGCACTGCAGGGCCAGATGTTCCCCATTTTGGTCTCTTGGAGCCCCCCACCACCACTCTCCGAGTCATTTCTTAACCATACCCACTGACAGACTCACCCCTGTGTCGTAGTTGCTGGCCTCAGTCTGTCTCTGCTACCCCTAGTCTTGAAGGCTTCTCTCTTTGTCCTAGCCAAGGTGTTGTGTGGTTCCCCAAAATTAATTAGGTTgctccccccaccaaaaaaaaatttttttttgtttaatgctATGAAAAAACCCTAGAAAGCATTAACTTGGGGTTCTTTTGCATGAATTTGGTGGAATCTGAGTTTCTCTAGGTCAGACTGATGTACTCAGGGCTGAGAACGGCAGGGATGCTGGGGAACGGCCGGCGTAGGAAGTGGGTGGCCGAAAGGAGGGAAGTGGACAAAGAAGCTGATTACTGCATTCATAGGCACAGTGTCAGTCCCATCGTGGACAGAGAATGCGGGGGTTAGCACAGTCACTGGGAAAACCAACTGCAGATAATAATAGCTTTCGTGCTTAACCCAGCTTCTGCTGCCAGTGGACACAGAGCCAGCGTGAGCTCCTACTAAGTTTAGTTCCTCTCAACTCCAGcctagaatattttttttaaaagaagaacatTCTGGTTTGTCTAAATTAGGAATTCTGACTTTATGCAGGGAGCCGCCTCTTTTAGAAATGAGGTGATTTGTAGAGCTTAGGGCTCATGAAGAACCTTAGAACTGGGGTTCCGGGATCCAGCTAGGGGCAAAGGGGGTGAGGATGGGATTGTCCTACTCGGATCCTGGCGTATGTGGCTAAGCGCCTTCCTGTCCCTGCAGGAGACCCTCTACAGTGTGGGGCCTGGGTCGGGCAGTGTGCCCTTTACATCGTGATCATGATCTTTGAAAAGTCCGTGGTCTTCATCGTCCTTCTCATACTCCAGTGGAAAAAGGTTTGCGTCCATCCCTGCTTCTGCTCTCTTCTAAGCCAAGAAAACGGCATCCCATGTCATCCACAGCCCTGGCCGGCCGGCCCCTGgtctgcttgtttttgttttagctcCATGAGCGAGGCCTGGATCTGGTCTGGTGTAGCAGTATTTATAAAAGCCTTAGTTTGCCATTCTTGTACTTGGTGTCCACCCACTTCATGTAAATACATGTCTTCCCTACATTAAGCCTTGGGATATGTAAACTTAATGGAAATACAGCCCCGTCTGGCGTGCTGCTTGGTCTGAGTAGTGTGCAGACTTGGTAACTGTGGATGTGTCTACGCTGGCAAATGTCCTTCAAACACGTGTCTGAGCTGGTTCAGCTGATGCAGTTTTGAGGTCTTTTCCCACCTCCCTGGGTAAGCCCATGGCTTTACCAGCCccaccctctgccctctgccctctgccctctgcccctagCACAACCGAAACAGCTCGTTCCCATATAAAACAGCCAAGGAGCCTTCTAGGGCAAGTTGCTCAGATTCTGGCTTTGGTTTTGTCTGTGGCCGATTCTCACCTTGTGAGAGAAAACAAGCCAGTATATTCAGAGCTGCTGTGCCCCTGGCCGTGCAACATGTCTGCTGGAAAGTGAGTGGCCTAGGGCTGCATTGCCCCTGTCTCTACGATCACCCACTGCATTTCTGCCCCCCAGTCCcctgaggcacacacacacacacacacacacacacacacacacacacacacacacacacacacacacacacacgctgctgCTCTCTGGGCTTCAGGTTCCCTACAGGGTGTGGGTCCCACTTGCATCTGACTCAGTCCTCAGATCCACAACAAGGGGGAGGTGCTAAGAGCTAAGGGCCCAGACTGGCTCCAGCTGGTCCCTCACAGTCAGATCTGTGCAGCCGTGAGTGTCTAGGGTCTGTGCAGCCATGAGTGTAAGGGCCGTTTGTTTCCGTGGCTCTCGGGGAGTGTCTGAGTCTCCTGCCTGCGGCCCTGTGGTCTCCtcactgtctgtttctctctgcaggtgGCCCTGCTGAATCCAATTGAGAACCCTGACCTGAAGCTGGCCATCGTCATGCTCATAGTCCCCTTCTTTGTCAATGTCAGTGCCTCGTTGACTGTCTTACCTACCCCAGCTTGTGCCCTGCCGCCCAGGGTCCTGCTCAAAGCTCTAAGTGTGGCACAAAAGTCACCCTTACAGCCTCAGGCAGTCCTTCCCATCTGTGTAGCCAGTTGTTACCTTCCATCCCATAACCAGTCTTGAGCGTGATGGGGGTCCTTCCTCAGAGAC
Coding sequences within it:
- the Stimate gene encoding store-operated calcium entry regulator STIMATE isoform X1, translating into MLFIHFANVYLADLTEEDPCSLYLINFLLDATVGMLLIYVGVRAVGVLVEWQQWESLRFGEYGDPLQCGAWVGQCALYIVIMIFEKSVVFIVLLILQWKKVALLNPIENPDLKLAIVMLIVPFFVNAFMFWVVDNFLMRKGKTKAKLEERGANQDSRNGSKVRYRRAASHEESESEILISADDEMEESDAEEDLRRPVKKKHRFGLPV